Genomic window (Candidatus Microthrix parvicella Bio17-1):
GGCAAGACCCCGGCCCGCCTTGACTGGGCCGACCTTGACGAGACACTGATCGGCGGTTTTCTCGACAGTCTCGAGACCGAACGTCACAACAGCCCCAGAACCCGGAACCTGCGTCTGACCGCTATCCGTTCACTGGTCAGCTACTCCTCCCTACAGCACCCCGAACACGCAGCAACGTTCCAACGCGTCCTGGCAATACCACCCAAACGCTTCGAACGGGCGCTGGTGTCGTTCCTCACCGCCGAGGAGATCGACGCGCTCGTTGACGCACCCGACCTGGACCGTTGGGAAGGCCGCAGAGACCGGTCGCTGCTCCTCGTCGAGGTCAGAACCGGTCTGCGTGTCTCCGAGCTCACCGGGTTGAACTGCGACAACGTCACCCTTGGCACCGGCGCGAGTGTCCACTGCGAGAACGGCAAAGGCCGCAAGCAACGAGCCGTGCCCCTCAACACCGGGACAGCGGCGACCCTCGCCGGTTGGATGGCAGAACGCGGCGGCCAACCCGGTGAACCGCTCTTCCCGACCCGCACAGGTCGACCGTTGAGCTCAGACGCTGTCCAGCGATTGGTCCGCAAACACGCCGATGTGGCCGCCGACCGGTGCCCGTCGCTGCGCAACAAACGGCTCCACCCCCACGCCCTGCGCCACAGCTGCGCCATGGCACTCCTCCAAGCCGGAGTCGACACCGCCGTCATCGCGCTCTGGCTCGGCCATGCCGACCTCCGCTCAACGAACGTCTACCTGCAGGCCGACATGACAACCAAACAAAGAGCACTCGAGCTGACCAAACCAGACTCAACACCGCCAGGGCGCTACCAGCCCCCCGACGCAGTGCTGGCGTTCCTCGAAAGCCTGTAACTATGCCGACCACACACACCTGGACAACACGCCACCACCAGCCACCCACCGAAAGGTCGGCATAGTCGCGGTGT
Coding sequences:
- a CDS encoding tyrosine-type recombinase/integrase, with translation MLLTYAQEHTGKTPARLDWADLDETLIGGFLDSLETERHNSPRTRNLRLTAIRSLVSYSSLQHPEHAATFQRVLAIPPKRFERALVSFLTAEEIDALVDAPDLDRWEGRRDRSLLLVEVRTGLRVSELTGLNCDNVTLGTGASVHCENGKGRKQRAVPLNTGTAATLAGWMAERGGQPGEPLFPTRTGRPLSSDAVQRLVRKHADVAADRCPSLRNKRLHPHALRHSCAMALLQAGVDTAVIALWLGHADLRSTNVYLQADMTTKQRALELTKPDSTPPGRYQPPDAVLAFLESL